Genomic window (Gelria sp. Kuro-4):
CGCACGCCTGCGCCAAAAGATGGAAGAGGTCAAGGGCTGGGAGATCGGCAGTGAGATCGTCCAGGGAGTGCTGGAGGGTTGGGTGGAGATCAAGACCGGCGATAGCATCGCCCGCCTTTTGGGGGCTGAGATCGTGACCCAAAATGGCAAAGTCGTGGAGCTGCGCCATGAATAGGAGGGACCTCGTGACCGTCGGTCAGGTGACGTCGGCGCACGGCGTCCGGGGGGAGCTGAACCTGGCCCTGCTCACGGATTTCCCGGAACGCGTGCGGCGCTTGAAGGAGGTCTATCTCCTGGCGGCGCAAAACGTCCAGGGACCGTACGGGGTGGAGAGGGCCCGCCTGGCCGGCGGGAGGGCTATCCTGAAGCTGGGGACCATCGACACCCGCGAGGCCGCCCAGGCGCTGAAGGGCTGGGAAGTGGCGGTCCCCAAAGGGGAAGCGG
Coding sequences:
- the rimM gene encoding ribosome maturation factor RimM (Essential for efficient processing of 16S rRNA) — translated: MTVGQVTSAHGVRGELNLALLTDFPERVRRLKEVYLLAAQNVQGPYGVERARLAGGRAILKLGTIDTREAAQALKGWEVAVPKGEAVELPPGHYYYFQVVGLPVYSTAGEYLGRVSRIIDLPSNDVYVVEDETGRELLLPATHEVVKKIDLPGQRIEVELLPGLR